One window of Acanthochromis polyacanthus isolate Apoly-LR-REF ecotype Palm Island chromosome 19, KAUST_Apoly_ChrSc, whole genome shotgun sequence genomic DNA carries:
- the crp1 gene encoding LOW QUALITY PROTEIN: pentraxin fusion protein (The sequence of the model RefSeq protein was modified relative to this genomic sequence to represent the inferred CDS: inserted 2 bases in 2 codons), with the protein MRVSMERFVVALLGVIGLTVAFSAATQVGLADKVLVFPYETDFSFVALTPQKEMSLKAFTLCMRVATELPEERQIILFAYRTADYDELNVWRERDGRVSFYMSGDGAFFHLPPITTFRTSLCLTWESRTGLAAFWVEGKRSTYQVYKPGHTIRPKGTIILGQDPDKXPGGLEAVQSFVGEVTDLNMWXFVLSRSMIQAWHYGHKVPKGNIFDWGTIEYALNGNVMVVDDD; encoded by the exons ATG AGAGTCAGCATGGAGAGGTTTGTTGTGGCTCTTCTTGGTGTCATCGGGTTGACTGTGGCTTTCTCCGCAGCCACACAAG taGGTCTGGCTGACAAAGTCCTGGTGTTCCCTTATGAGACGGATTTCAGCTTCGTGGCCTTGACCCCACAGAAGGAGATGTCTCTGAAGGCCTTCACCCTCTGCATGCGTGTTGCCACTGAGCTGCCGGAGGAGCGACAGATCATCCTGTTCGCCTACCGCACGGCCGACTACGACGAGCTCAACGTGTGGCGTGAAAGGGATGGACGCGTCTCCTTCTACATGAGCGGTGACGGCGCCTTCTTCCACCTGCCTCCCATCACCACCTTCCGCACGAGCCTCTGCCTCACCTGGGAGTCTCGCACCGGCCTCGCTGCCTTCTGGGTGGAAGGGAAACGCAGCACCTACCAGGTCTACAAACCTGGTCACACCATCCGTCCAAAAGGCACCATCATCCTGGGGCAAGACCCGGACA CACCTGGAGGGTTGGAGGCCGTGCAGAGCTTCGTAGGGGAGGTGACTGATCTGAATATGT ACTTTGTGCTCTCCAGGAGCATGATTCAGGCCTGGCACTACGGACACAAGGTCCCCAAGGGAAATATCTTCGACTGGGGCACTATTGAGTATGCGCTGAACGGGAACGTGATGGTGGTGGATGATGACTGA
- the stub1 gene encoding E3 ubiquitin-protein ligase CHIP — MAGSPEKSSTAQELKEQGNRLFLCRKYQEAATCYSKAINRNPSVAVYYTNRALCHVKLQQHDKALADCKHALELDSQSVKAHFFLGQCHLELENYDEAIGNLQKAYNLAKEQRLNFGDDIPSALRIAKKKRWNSIEEKRINQENELHAYLTKLILAEKERELEEYKEKQDDNQNGGDAAKIASKHDKYLMDMDELFSQVDEKRKKREIPDYLCGKISFELMREPCITPSGITYDRKDIEEHLQRVGHFDPVTRSPLTQDQLIPNLAMKEVIDAFIQENGWVEDY, encoded by the exons ATGGCCGGCAGCCCGGAGAAGAGTTCCACCGCACAGGAGCTGAAGGAGCAGGGGAACCGGCTGTTCCTCTGCCGCAAGTACCAGGAGGCTGCTACCTGCTACAGCAAAGCCATT AACCGTAATCCATCAGTGGCAGTATACTACACCAACAGGGCTCTCTGCcatgtgaagctgcagcagcatgacAAGGCTCTGGCAGATTGTAAGCATGCGCTGGAGCTGgacagtcagtcagtcaagGCCCACTTCTTCTTGGGCCAGTGTCACCTGGAGCTGGAGAACTACGATGAGGCCATCGGCAACCTGCAGAAAG cttaTAACCTGGCAAAGGAACAGAGGCTGAATTTCGGAGATGACATCCCCAGCGCTTTGCGCATTGCCAAGAAAAAACGTTGGAACAGCATTGAGGAGAAGCGCATCAACCAGGAGAACGAGTTACATGCCTATCTGACCAAACTCATACTGGCTGAGAAGGAAAG agAACTTGAagaatacaaagaaaaacaggatgACAATCAAAATGGAGGCGATGCTGCCAAGATTGCATCAAAACAT GACAAGTATCTAATGGACATGGACGAGCTCTTCTCTCAAGTGGACGAGAAGAGAAAA AAACGGGAAATCCCAGATTACCTTTGTGGGAAGATCAGTTTTGAGCTGATGAGGGAGCCCTGCATTACACCCAGCGGAATCACTTATGACCGCAAGGACATTGAAGAACACCTACAG CGAGTAGGTCATTTCGACCCGGTCACCAGGAGTCCCCTGACCCAGGACCAGCTGATCCCGAACCTGGCTATGAAGGAAGTGATCGATGCCTTTATCCAGGAGAACGGCTGGGTGGAGGACTACTGA